A region from the Salidesulfovibrio onnuriiensis genome encodes:
- the nadA gene encoding quinolinate synthase NadA, producing the protein MSTPSQVIERIRKEMGSRLAIVGHHYQADEIIQHADITGDSLELSRKVAELEAEYIVFCGVYFMAESAAILRRENQKVFLPDTTATCAMAEMATADNVDKTLEMLSAGGRRIIPLTYVNSTAAVKTVVGRWGGTVCTSANAQTMMRWAMDQGDAILFLPDRHLGWNTGDVLGIPESERFILDRGLIDGDPKLFVDAQAASKAKLILWPGFCPIHEEFVLREVERIRKEEPEAKIIVHPECPPEVTSAADANGSTSFIIKYVEEAAPGTKIYVATETNLVHRLAKRYRNVKVIEPLQISYCEDMGKITEANLAALLEHIEEAEPVDVTEEVREHSKVALETMLNVCA; encoded by the coding sequence ATGAGCACCCCTTCCCAGGTCATCGAACGCATCCGCAAGGAAATGGGATCCAGACTGGCCATCGTGGGGCACCACTACCAGGCCGACGAAATTATCCAGCACGCCGACATCACCGGGGATTCCCTGGAACTTTCCCGCAAGGTGGCGGAGCTCGAGGCCGAATACATCGTCTTCTGCGGCGTCTATTTCATGGCCGAATCCGCAGCCATCCTGCGCAGGGAAAACCAGAAGGTATTCCTGCCGGACACCACGGCCACCTGCGCCATGGCGGAAATGGCCACCGCGGACAACGTGGACAAGACCCTGGAAATGCTCTCTGCGGGAGGGCGCAGGATCATCCCCCTCACCTATGTCAATTCCACGGCCGCGGTGAAAACCGTGGTGGGCCGCTGGGGCGGCACGGTCTGCACCTCCGCCAATGCCCAGACCATGATGCGCTGGGCCATGGACCAGGGCGACGCGATCCTGTTCCTGCCGGACCGCCACCTGGGCTGGAACACCGGCGACGTACTGGGCATTCCCGAATCCGAAAGATTCATCCTGGACAGAGGCCTCATTGACGGCGATCCGAAACTTTTCGTGGATGCGCAGGCCGCTTCCAAGGCAAAGCTGATCCTCTGGCCCGGCTTCTGTCCCATCCACGAGGAGTTCGTGCTCCGGGAGGTAGAACGGATCCGCAAGGAGGAACCCGAGGCCAAGATCATCGTCCATCCCGAGTGTCCGCCCGAAGTCACCTCCGCGGCGGACGCCAACGGCTCCACCTCGTTCATCATCAAGTATGTGGAGGAAGCCGCACCGGGTACAAAGATTTACGTGGCAACCGAGACCAACCTGGTCCACAGGCTTGCCAAGCGTTACCGGAATGTTAAGGTGATCGAGCCGCTCCAGATCAGCTACTGCGAGGACATGGGCAAGATCACCGAGGCAAACCTGGCCGCACTGCTGGAGCACATCGAGGAAGCCGAACCCGTCGACGTGACCGAGGAAGTGCGTGAGCATTCCAAGGTCGCCCTAGAAACCATGCTCAACGTATGCGCCTAG
- the nadB gene encoding L-aspartate oxidase, whose protein sequence is MNEYRLTTDALVIGSGIAGAIAALTLADMGVETTILSAGNELADGNTKLAQGGIVFHSDEDNPKILEKDILTAGWNHNYVRAVRHLAKQGPKVLQEVLIDKYHIPFEHRQAGDWYLTREGGHTLARILYCADHTGQNIMEVLAKAVEESPNIRVLTNRTAIDLLTTKHHASHLDYKYSLSNQCVGAYVFNDTLKQVETILSRFTVLATGGIGQVFLHTTNTSGSIGSGLAMAQRAGAMLMNCEYVQFHPTALYGGTKRGGRRFLVSEAVRGEGAKLINSKGEQFMTRYDQRADLAPRDIVTRAIMNELLESGDDCVYLDVANFVDCDIHGRFPTISDHCLELGIDINSEPVPVVPAAHYFCGGVLTDNAGRTSLERLYAAGETSCTGVHGANRLASTSLLEGMLWGYETAQDIAKRLNSNNTKLTKKLCDSIPDWTSPGDIENEDPALISQDWATIRNTMWNYVGIARNKYRLNRAFTDMRKLFKDLQDFYRKTPVSKPLIDLFHGCQAAYIITLAALRNKTTKGCHYRVDSK, encoded by the coding sequence ATGAACGAATATCGTCTGACAACCGACGCATTGGTCATCGGCTCGGGAATCGCGGGGGCCATCGCCGCCCTGACCCTGGCCGACATGGGGGTGGAAACCACCATTCTTTCGGCCGGCAACGAACTGGCCGACGGCAACACCAAACTGGCCCAGGGTGGAATCGTCTTCCACTCGGACGAGGACAACCCGAAGATCCTGGAAAAGGACATCCTCACGGCTGGCTGGAACCACAACTATGTCCGCGCGGTGCGCCACCTGGCCAAACAGGGCCCCAAGGTGCTCCAGGAAGTGCTCATAGACAAGTACCACATCCCCTTCGAGCACCGGCAGGCCGGAGACTGGTACCTGACCCGCGAGGGCGGCCACACCCTTGCCCGCATCCTCTACTGCGCCGACCATACCGGCCAGAACATCATGGAGGTGCTGGCAAAGGCCGTCGAGGAATCCCCCAACATCCGGGTGCTGACCAACCGCACGGCCATCGACCTGCTGACCACCAAGCACCACGCCTCACACCTGGACTACAAGTACAGCCTCAGCAACCAGTGCGTGGGAGCCTATGTCTTCAACGACACCCTGAAACAGGTGGAAACCATTCTTTCCCGCTTCACGGTGCTGGCCACCGGCGGCATCGGCCAGGTCTTCCTGCACACCACCAACACCAGCGGCTCCATCGGTTCTGGCCTGGCCATGGCCCAGCGCGCCGGGGCAATGCTCATGAACTGCGAATACGTGCAGTTCCACCCCACCGCGCTCTACGGCGGAACCAAGCGCGGAGGCAGGCGCTTCCTGGTCTCCGAGGCCGTACGCGGCGAAGGGGCCAAGCTCATCAATTCCAAGGGTGAGCAATTCATGACCCGCTATGACCAGCGGGCCGACCTTGCACCGCGCGACATCGTCACCCGGGCCATCATGAACGAACTGCTCGAATCCGGGGACGACTGCGTCTACCTGGACGTGGCCAACTTCGTCGACTGCGACATCCACGGACGCTTTCCCACCATTTCCGACCACTGCCTGGAGCTGGGCATCGACATCAACAGCGAGCCCGTGCCCGTAGTCCCTGCCGCGCACTACTTCTGCGGCGGCGTGCTTACGGACAACGCCGGGCGCACCTCCCTGGAGCGGCTCTATGCCGCGGGGGAAACGAGCTGCACCGGCGTGCACGGGGCAAACCGCCTGGCAAGCACCTCCCTGCTGGAGGGCATGCTCTGGGGCTACGAGACGGCCCAGGACATCGCCAAGAGGCTCAACAGCAACAACACCAAGCTGACCAAGAAACTCTGCGACAGCATTCCGGACTGGACCAGCCCGGGGGACATCGAGAACGAGGACCCGGCCCTCATTTCCCAGGACTGGGCGACCATCCGCAACACCATGTGGAACTACGTGGGCATCGCCCGCAACAAGTACCGGCTGAACAGGGCCTTCACGGACATGCGCAAGCTGTTCAAGGACCTTCAGGACTTCTACAGGAAAACGCCTGTCTCCAAGCCGCTCATCGACCTGTTCCACGGTTGCCAGGCTGCCTACATCATCACCCTGGCCGCCCTGCGCAACAAGACCACCAAGGGCTGCCACTACCGGGTGGATTCAAAATAA
- a CDS encoding MBL fold metallo-hydrolase, with translation MRTRNSGVGLVSCSGGMRWALIADGEYAYEHPYALLCPDLGAEDAATWFAGHDCGKLTASCWVSHYSCLLVQSAGKTVLVDTGGGGIAPTTGWLMESLAPLDVDPARVDCVVLTHGHPDHVCGCLDGKGRPAFPYARHVLAAREWEYWSGEPDLACVPASEHVREFMRRMFRENVPPLGDALELVRGRVEVAPGVEVFPAPGHTPGHMAVALRRDDGVFVYAGDAFLTPAHERRPQCRTGIDYDHASATRSREAILREVKGRFERILGFHYPRPLLARRMA, from the coding sequence ATGCGAACCAGGAATAGTGGTGTCGGCCTTGTTTCCTGCTCCGGCGGGATGCGGTGGGCGCTGATTGCGGACGGAGAGTATGCATATGAGCATCCCTACGCCTTGCTGTGTCCCGACCTGGGGGCGGAGGACGCGGCAACCTGGTTTGCCGGGCATGACTGCGGCAAACTGACCGCTTCGTGCTGGGTCAGTCATTATTCCTGCCTGCTGGTGCAAAGCGCTGGAAAAACCGTTTTGGTGGATACCGGCGGCGGTGGGATAGCGCCGACGACCGGTTGGCTGATGGAGTCCCTCGCGCCCCTCGATGTTGATCCGGCCCGGGTGGATTGCGTGGTGCTCACGCACGGGCATCCGGACCATGTGTGCGGCTGTTTGGATGGAAAAGGGCGGCCCGCCTTCCCTTATGCCCGCCATGTTCTTGCCGCGCGGGAGTGGGAATACTGGAGTGGCGAGCCCGATCTGGCATGTGTTCCCGCTTCCGAGCATGTCCGTGAATTCATGCGTCGCATGTTTCGTGAAAATGTCCCGCCCTTGGGAGATGCTCTGGAACTGGTGCGGGGACGGGTGGAGGTTGCGCCTGGCGTGGAAGTTTTTCCGGCACCGGGGCACACGCCCGGGCACATGGCCGTGGCTTTGCGCAGGGATGACGGGGTGTTCGTTTACGCCGGGGATGCCTTTCTGACACCGGCCCATGAGCGCCGTCCGCAGTGTCGTACTGGAATCGACTATGATCATGCGAGTGCGACCCGATCCCGGGAAGCCATTCTTCGGGAAGTGAAGGGGCGATTCGAAAGGATACTCGGTTTTCATTATCCGCGACCGCTTCTGGCGCGGAGGATGGCGTAA
- a CDS encoding flavodoxin domain-containing protein has product MKILNLYHSTTGNTDKVAERIGMAVRDCGFEVETACAGKDDPAHGIADYDLVFVGSGVYGWLPGKKLIDTLGSLAKGCMSEFGGQSEIVPGAPRRPGRHAVVYCTFGGSHTGVNEAVPAVKYMGQLFDHLGYEVAAEWYVVGAYRTEKLQHHNTQGRLGDIRDRPNEADLQDVYQKACAIIRSFLRIVHEEVADANQE; this is encoded by the coding sequence ATGAAGATTTTAAACCTGTATCATTCAACCACAGGCAATACGGACAAGGTCGCGGAACGGATCGGCATGGCGGTCAGGGATTGCGGGTTCGAGGTGGAAACGGCCTGCGCGGGCAAGGATGATCCTGCCCACGGAATAGCGGATTATGATTTGGTCTTTGTCGGTTCCGGTGTTTACGGCTGGCTGCCGGGCAAGAAGCTCATCGATACGCTGGGATCCCTGGCAAAGGGGTGCATGAGCGAATTCGGCGGCCAAAGCGAGATCGTTCCCGGAGCGCCCAGGCGTCCGGGCCGTCACGCCGTGGTCTATTGCACGTTCGGTGGTAGCCATACCGGCGTGAACGAGGCTGTTCCGGCCGTGAAGTACATGGGCCAGCTTTTCGATCATCTGGGATACGAGGTCGCGGCGGAATGGTATGTGGTGGGCGCGTATCGGACGGAAAAGCTGCAGCACCACAATACGCAGGGGCGTCTGGGAGATATTCGGGACCGTCCCAACGAGGCGGATCTGCAGGATGTCTACCAGAAGGCGTGCGCCATAATCCGCAGTTTTCTGCGTATCGTTCATGAGGAAGTGGCCGATGCGAACCAGGAATAG
- a CDS encoding MarR family winged helix-turn-helix transcriptional regulator: protein MDEQERKFNEMSDWIVRIVDMFNASHEQGVDFGTGDLLFPAEIHTIEAVEEGRGTTVTALAEHFDVSKPTISERIKKLEKRGLLSKTKVAGTRDQVITLTPKGRMAFEGHRTHHASMFKAFAAQFGPDFNAAMEEMIRVFKQYYKASRAVCRNAEREAQHGPK from the coding sequence ATGGACGAGCAGGAAAGAAAATTCAACGAGATGTCTGACTGGATCGTCAGGATCGTGGACATGTTCAACGCCAGCCATGAGCAGGGCGTGGATTTCGGCACGGGCGATCTGCTGTTTCCCGCCGAGATCCATACCATTGAAGCCGTGGAAGAGGGCAGGGGAACGACCGTGACCGCCTTGGCCGAACATTTCGATGTGTCCAAGCCGACCATTTCCGAACGGATCAAGAAGCTGGAAAAGCGAGGCCTGCTCAGCAAGACCAAGGTTGCCGGGACCAGGGATCAGGTCATAACCCTTACCCCGAAGGGGCGGATGGCCTTTGAGGGACACCGGACGCACCATGCCTCCATGTTCAAGGCATTTGCCGCGCAATTTGGACCCGATTTCAACGCCGCCATGGAGGAAATGATCAGGGTTTTCAAGCAGTATTACAAGGCTTCCCGGGCTGTTTGTCGCAATGCGGAACGCGAAGCGCAGCATGGTCCTAAATAA
- a CDS encoding TrkH family potassium uptake protein, translating into MRWQFVLHIIGALVGCIGLTMIWPLAWGVYYGDAGTLPMLWATLVTVGTGGGMFFGFRRADSKKAVISHREGMAIVALGWFVAGLFGGLPFLFNGTFPGVVDCVFESLSGFSTTGASVLSDIESVPRSILFWRSLTHWLGGMGIIVLSLAILPFLGVGGMQLYKAEVPGPVPDKLKPRIKDTAMVLWKVYLLFSVIETVLLMFGGMDLFDSLCHTFGTMATGGFSTKNTSVAHFDSAYIDYVITIFMLIAGVNFSLHYLFIKGKPKVMLKDPEFRVFAALFVVFVIVLTVYVLLNGNYDNVSDAVRYTSFQVASILTTTGYATADYELWPGICQGMLLFCMFVGGCAGSTGGGMKVMRIVLIMKQSYQELFRLIHPRSVSRVKLGRQPVPEDVISGVWGFFVLWLALFVLCAFVVAGTGADVVSSFAAALACIGNIGPGIGTVGPTENYAHFSDLAKWALTFCMVLGRLEIYTVVILFVPEFWRK; encoded by the coding sequence ATGCGCTGGCAATTCGTGCTGCATATCATCGGCGCTCTGGTCGGCTGTATCGGGCTGACCATGATCTGGCCGCTGGCCTGGGGCGTCTATTACGGCGACGCCGGGACCCTGCCCATGCTCTGGGCCACCCTGGTGACGGTGGGAACGGGGGGAGGAATGTTCTTCGGTTTCCGCCGCGCCGACAGCAAGAAGGCGGTCATCAGCCACCGCGAGGGCATGGCCATCGTGGCCTTGGGCTGGTTCGTCGCCGGCCTGTTCGGCGGGCTCCCGTTCCTGTTCAACGGCACCTTCCCCGGGGTGGTGGACTGCGTGTTCGAGTCCCTTTCCGGTTTTTCCACCACCGGGGCCTCCGTGCTTTCGGATATCGAATCCGTTCCCCGCAGCATTCTGTTCTGGCGCAGTCTGACCCACTGGCTGGGTGGCATGGGGATCATCGTGCTTTCCCTGGCCATCCTGCCGTTTCTGGGCGTCGGGGGCATGCAGCTCTACAAGGCCGAGGTGCCGGGCCCGGTGCCGGACAAGCTCAAGCCGCGCATCAAGGATACGGCGATGGTGCTCTGGAAGGTCTATCTGCTGTTTTCCGTCATCGAGACAGTGCTGCTCATGTTCGGGGGCATGGATCTTTTCGATTCCCTGTGCCACACCTTCGGCACCATGGCCACGGGCGGTTTTTCCACCAAGAACACCTCGGTGGCCCATTTCGACAGCGCCTACATCGACTATGTCATCACCATTTTCATGCTCATCGCGGGCGTGAACTTTTCCCTGCACTATCTGTTCATCAAGGGGAAACCCAAGGTCATGCTCAAGGACCCGGAGTTTCGGGTCTTTGCGGCCCTGTTCGTGGTGTTCGTCATTGTCCTGACCGTGTATGTGCTGCTCAACGGCAACTACGACAATGTTTCGGACGCGGTGCGTTACACCTCGTTTCAGGTGGCGTCCATTCTGACGACCACGGGATACGCCACGGCCGACTACGAGCTGTGGCCCGGAATTTGCCAGGGCATGCTGCTGTTCTGCATGTTCGTGGGCGGTTGCGCGGGGTCAACGGGCGGGGGCATGAAGGTCATGCGTATCGTGCTGATCATGAAGCAGTCCTACCAGGAGCTTTTCCGGCTCATTCATCCCCGGTCCGTTTCGCGGGTCAAGCTGGGCAGGCAGCCGGTGCCCGAGGACGTCATCAGCGGGGTGTGGGGCTTTTTCGTGCTCTGGCTGGCCCTGTTCGTGCTTTGCGCCTTTGTGGTGGCGGGCACCGGGGCGGACGTTGTTTCGTCCTTTGCTGCGGCCTTGGCCTGCATCGGTAATATCGGCCCGGGCATCGGCACCGTGGGGCCCACCGAGAACTACGCGCACTTCAGCGACCTGGCCAAGTGGGCCTTGACCTTCTGTATGGTGCTGGGACGCCTGGAAATCTATACGGTCGTCATTCTGTTCGTTCCCGAATTCTGGCGCAAGTAG
- the trkA gene encoding Trk system potassium transporter TrkA, with amino-acid sequence MRIIIVGAGEVGFHISRRLAVENKDVVVIDRSADALKRVVDATDVQILEGSGCSPEVLLDAGIEGADILLAVTDSDEVNLLSCFFAEKLSPQTTKLARIRNADYTNYSDMLRGEGLNIAKIINPDQEVVDSILRLMSVTGAVEINDFAQGNIRLIGINLPPESPIIGTKLLNLRECIGDVPLVIAALVRDDSLIIPSGVDDIRPGDVVYFACDIKDQEEILSKLGVVQEPVRKVLIVGGGNIGYKLAKALDSKQYHTRIMDQDENRCRQLSEKLDRPIVLVGNGTDQEILRQENVGDLDLVISVTGDEETNILSCLLAKSLGAKSTITRINNFAYMPLIEPIGIDHLVCPRMSAINSLLHFIRRGKVISTASIKGEEAEVLEAIAQEHSEIVGKPIMDLGFPRGCLVLCFQRGDEVIIPRGDTVIEPQDRLIILSTRHNIPKVEKALDVKVEFF; translated from the coding sequence TTGCGCATTATCATTGTGGGGGCCGGCGAGGTCGGGTTCCATATTTCCCGTCGGCTGGCGGTGGAAAACAAGGACGTGGTGGTCATCGACCGCTCGGCGGATGCCCTCAAGCGTGTCGTGGATGCAACCGACGTCCAGATTCTCGAAGGTTCCGGGTGCAGCCCGGAAGTGCTGCTGGATGCGGGCATCGAGGGAGCGGACATTCTTCTCGCGGTCACGGACAGCGACGAGGTCAACCTCCTGTCCTGCTTCTTTGCCGAGAAGCTTTCGCCGCAGACCACCAAGCTGGCCCGCATCCGCAACGCGGACTACACCAACTACAGCGACATGCTGCGGGGCGAAGGACTGAACATCGCCAAGATCATCAACCCGGACCAGGAGGTGGTGGACTCCATCCTGCGCCTCATGAGCGTCACGGGGGCCGTGGAAATCAACGACTTCGCCCAGGGCAACATCCGGCTCATCGGCATCAACCTGCCGCCGGAAAGCCCCATCATCGGCACCAAGCTGCTCAACCTGCGCGAGTGCATCGGGGACGTTCCCCTGGTCATCGCCGCACTGGTGCGCGACGACAGCCTGATCATTCCCAGCGGCGTGGACGATATCCGGCCCGGGGATGTGGTCTATTTCGCCTGCGACATCAAGGACCAGGAAGAAATCCTGAGCAAGCTGGGCGTCGTTCAGGAGCCCGTGCGCAAGGTGCTGATCGTCGGCGGCGGCAATATCGGCTACAAGCTTGCCAAGGCTCTGGATAGCAAACAGTATCACACCCGGATCATGGACCAGGACGAGAACCGCTGCCGCCAGCTTTCCGAAAAGCTGGACCGGCCCATCGTTCTGGTGGGCAACGGCACGGACCAGGAAATCCTGCGCCAGGAAAACGTGGGAGATCTCGACCTGGTCATATCGGTCACGGGCGACGAGGAAACCAATATCCTTTCCTGCCTGCTGGCCAAGAGCCTCGGGGCCAAGAGCACCATCACCCGGATCAATAATTTCGCGTACATGCCGCTCATCGAGCCCATCGGCATCGACCACCTTGTCTGTCCGCGCATGTCGGCCATCAACTCGCTGCTGCATTTCATCCGTCGCGGCAAGGTCATTTCCACGGCCAGCATCAAGGGGGAAGAGGCCGAGGTGCTGGAGGCCATTGCCCAGGAACATTCCGAAATCGTGGGCAAGCCCATCATGGATCTCGGATTCCCACGCGGCTGCCTGGTGCTCTGCTTCCAGCGCGGCGACGAAGTCATCATCCCCAGGGGCGATACGGTTATCGAGCCCCAGGACAGGTTGATCATCCTGTCCACGCGCCATAACATCCCCAAGGTGGAAAAGGCCCTGGACGTCAAGGTGGAGTTCTTCTAG
- a CDS encoding cytochrome c3 family protein: MRKGIKPVLLWIVVGIVLGFPVFSMTYYTMVRTSTPQFCASCHEIQAAYDGWKTSTHVNNPQGFVADCMDCHLPAPHDTYDFFYAKTMHGIKDVVAHFAGRPYVREEQAGKARLSIKNDQCLKCHRNIEHMPYKRGAMLAHKQVLYPRPGYEKRCVECHQDLVHIDRAYYNYKAQGL; this comes from the coding sequence ATGAGGAAAGGAATCAAACCCGTCCTGTTATGGATCGTGGTCGGGATTGTCCTGGGATTCCCGGTCTTCAGCATGACCTATTACACCATGGTGCGAACATCCACGCCGCAATTCTGCGCCTCGTGCCATGAGATCCAGGCAGCCTACGACGGCTGGAAGACCTCGACCCACGTCAACAATCCGCAGGGGTTCGTGGCCGACTGCATGGACTGCCATCTCCCCGCCCCCCATGACACCTACGACTTTTTCTACGCCAAGACCATGCACGGGATCAAAGACGTCGTCGCCCACTTTGCGGGGAGGCCCTACGTCCGCGAGGAACAGGCGGGCAAGGCCAGGCTGAGCATCAAGAACGACCAGTGCCTGAAATGCCACCGCAACATAGAGCATATGCCCTACAAGCGCGGGGCCATGCTTGCCCACAAGCAGGTGCTCTACCCCAGACCCGGATATGAAAAACGATGTGTCGAATGCCACCAGGACTTGGTGCACATAGACAGGGCCTACTACAACTACAAGGCGCAAGGCCTGTAA
- a CDS encoding multiheme c-type cytochrome, whose translation MKTTKLLLAALCSLLLAIPALAQNMPKAKEFRIERGMSPQARACIECHKTESPGLFSDWAASRHASANITCIDCHQAEEHDKDVSKAHYKQYERSDTQWGVGEFKTPVAAVVTPKDCSRCHPDEVKQYSVSKHANTNVIVWKIDPWMKLGMNNQIERATGCYTCHGTILKADADGNLDPTTWPNVGVGRVNLDGSLGSCTSCHTRHRFSVMEARKPEACGQCHLGPDHPQIEIYMESKHGDIYTAFGDQYNWTAAPGTWTPGVDYRGPTCASCHMSGAGSVMTTHDVTERLSWELQAPLTVRPQDFAALPAKTDWKVEREKMQEICKQCHSKAWTDGHYAKMDGAVENYNEVYFKPAKKMLDELYAKGLLDKTRFFDERLEVEYYELWHHEGRRARMGTAMMAPDYAWWHGFYECKHRYNGFMEEAEKLLSTGQKAHRADPFPGSGGDTTRPPELPDM comes from the coding sequence ATGAAGACAACCAAACTGTTACTGGCGGCACTGTGCAGCCTGCTGCTGGCGATTCCCGCACTCGCGCAGAACATGCCCAAGGCAAAGGAATTCCGCATTGAACGGGGCATGTCGCCGCAGGCCAGAGCCTGCATCGAATGTCACAAAACCGAATCGCCGGGGCTTTTTTCGGACTGGGCCGCCAGCCGCCACGCCTCCGCAAACATCACCTGCATCGACTGTCACCAGGCCGAAGAGCACGACAAAGACGTGAGCAAGGCCCACTACAAGCAGTACGAGCGCTCCGACACCCAATGGGGCGTCGGTGAATTCAAGACGCCCGTGGCCGCCGTGGTGACGCCCAAGGACTGTTCGCGCTGCCACCCCGACGAGGTCAAGCAGTACTCGGTGAGCAAGCACGCAAACACCAACGTCATCGTCTGGAAGATCGACCCCTGGATGAAGCTGGGCATGAACAACCAGATTGAACGGGCCACTGGCTGCTACACCTGCCACGGCACCATCCTCAAGGCGGACGCCGACGGCAACCTGGACCCGACAACCTGGCCCAACGTGGGGGTCGGCCGCGTCAACCTGGACGGCAGCCTCGGCTCCTGCACCAGCTGTCACACGCGCCACCGCTTCTCGGTCATGGAGGCCCGCAAGCCCGAGGCCTGCGGCCAGTGCCATCTCGGCCCGGACCACCCGCAGATCGAGATCTACATGGAATCCAAGCACGGCGACATCTACACCGCCTTCGGCGACCAGTACAACTGGACCGCCGCCCCCGGCACCTGGACGCCGGGCGTGGATTACCGGGGCCCCACCTGCGCAAGCTGCCACATGTCCGGCGCGGGCTCTGTCATGACCACCCACGACGTCACGGAACGCCTGTCCTGGGAACTCCAGGCGCCGCTCACGGTCCGGCCGCAGGACTTTGCCGCGCTTCCCGCCAAAACCGACTGGAAGGTGGAACGCGAAAAGATGCAGGAAATCTGCAAGCAGTGCCACAGCAAGGCCTGGACCGACGGCCATTACGCAAAAATGGACGGCGCAGTGGAAAACTACAACGAAGTCTACTTCAAGCCTGCCAAGAAGATGCTCGACGAACTGTACGCCAAGGGCCTGCTGGATAAGACCAGATTCTTCGACGAAAGACTCGAAGTGGAATACTACGAATTGTGGCACCACGAAGGACGCCGGGCGCGCATGGGCACGGCCATGATGGCCCCGGACTATGCATGGTGGCATGGTTTCTACGAATGCAAGCACCGTTACAACGGATTCATGGAAGAGGCGGAAAAGCTGCTTTCCACCGGCCAGAAGGCGCACCGGGCAGACCCGTTCCCGGGCAGCGGCGGGGACACCACTCGCCCGCCGGAACTTCCCGACATGTAG